In Alkalihalobacillus sp. FSL W8-0930, a single window of DNA contains:
- a CDS encoding baseplate J/gp47 family protein gives MLQSYTFEAIMERMLDRVPNDIDKREGSIIWNALAPAAAEVTQSYAWLEASFDLVFADTATGEFLDKRVVEAGIERVPATRAVWDARFNVSVPAGMRFFLESHSIYFQSLGNSQLRAETAGEAGNVSSMKDLPLQPVETIPGLETAQLVSLLVPGAEEETDQALFARYQVRVRREAVSGNAAHYKQWAESVEGVGKAKIFPLAYGEGTVRIVITDANIEPATTRLINDVQTFIDPEEGHGEGEAPIGAKATVVSAEWKDIAISAKIVLSSGRTLEDCEREVREGVQALFRTLAFEDPFIRVSQINQILQRSPSVFDYAEVLIDGQSGNLELDEIEIPRLAEVNLYE, from the coding sequence TTGCTTCAGAGTTACACGTTTGAAGCCATCATGGAGCGTATGTTGGATAGGGTACCAAATGATATTGATAAACGAGAGGGAAGTATCATCTGGAATGCACTTGCACCGGCAGCGGCAGAAGTAACTCAGTCTTATGCATGGTTAGAGGCTTCATTTGATCTAGTTTTCGCTGATACAGCAACTGGGGAGTTTCTTGATAAGCGTGTAGTTGAAGCTGGAATTGAGCGTGTACCTGCAACTAGAGCCGTTTGGGATGCTCGTTTTAATGTGTCTGTACCTGCAGGTATGCGGTTCTTTCTTGAATCACATTCTATATATTTTCAATCGCTTGGGAATTCACAATTGAGAGCTGAAACAGCTGGTGAAGCGGGGAACGTTTCAAGTATGAAGGATCTCCCGCTCCAACCTGTCGAAACAATACCAGGTCTTGAGACAGCGCAATTAGTCAGTTTACTCGTACCAGGTGCGGAGGAGGAAACAGATCAAGCTCTTTTTGCACGATATCAAGTCCGTGTAAGGAGAGAAGCTGTTTCAGGAAACGCGGCACATTATAAGCAGTGGGCTGAATCTGTTGAAGGAGTAGGGAAGGCGAAAATTTTCCCGTTAGCTTATGGTGAAGGGACAGTGAGAATTGTTATTACTGATGCAAACATTGAGCCTGCTACTACCAGGTTAATTAATGACGTTCAAACGTTCATTGATCCGGAAGAAGGTCACGGAGAGGGTGAGGCACCAATTGGAGCCAAAGCTACTGTTGTTAGCGCAGAATGGAAAGATATAGCCATCAGTGCAAAGATTGTTCTTTCATCCGGAAGAACGCTTGAAGACTGTGAGAGAGAAGTTCGGGAGGGTGTTCAAGCACTGTTCAGGACATTGGCATTTGAGGACCCATTCATTCGTGTGAGTCAGATCAACCAGATCCTTCAACGCTCACCTTCTGTTTTTGACTATGCTGAGGTTTTGATCGATGGCCAAAGCGGAAACCTTGAACTTGATGAAATTGAGATTCCGAGGCTAGCAGAGGTGAACCTGTATGAGTAA
- a CDS encoding DUF2634 domain-containing protein, which produces MTITPGLNFVEDVDSEEIETSATYAIDFDTGRISTRLIDGIDAIKQFVILSIRTERFAYAIYSHDIGSELKAVCADEEASDAYKEMEIPRVIEEALLYDERIEAISNMEVEKRGDSFFVSFTVESVEGLFDVQEVVGDAGNLSE; this is translated from the coding sequence ATGACGATTACACCAGGATTAAATTTTGTGGAAGATGTAGATTCAGAAGAAATTGAAACATCAGCCACGTACGCAATTGATTTCGACACCGGAAGAATATCTACTCGTTTAATCGATGGCATTGATGCAATTAAGCAATTTGTCATTCTCTCTATACGTACTGAGCGATTTGCTTATGCAATCTATAGCCATGACATTGGCAGTGAACTAAAGGCCGTGTGTGCTGATGAGGAGGCTTCTGACGCGTATAAAGAAATGGAGATCCCTCGAGTAATTGAGGAAGCCCTTCTTTACGATGAACGTATCGAGGCGATATCGAATATGGAAGTTGAAAAACGAGGAGATTCCTTCTTTGTGTCCTTTACCGTTGAAAGTGTGGAGGGCTTATTTGACGTTCAGGAGGTGGTAGGCGATGCGGGAAACCTTAGCGAATAA
- a CDS encoding phage portal protein yields the protein MSFETELMSLLQKAGEAQELTELISATVATVSPISIRLQSNAKLVIPGDLVTVPRRLRSGDYALRVGDKVMTIKLQGGQSFYVLDAI from the coding sequence GTGAGCTTCGAAACGGAGTTAATGTCACTATTACAAAAAGCTGGTGAAGCTCAGGAATTAACAGAGCTCATTAGTGCAACGGTTGCCACAGTCTCACCCATCTCAATTAGATTGCAGTCTAATGCAAAATTAGTCATACCAGGTGACCTTGTAACGGTACCCCGTAGACTTCGGTCTGGTGATTATGCTTTGAGAGTAGGGGACAAAGTGATGACGATTAAATTACAAGGTGGTCAGTCGTTTTATGTACTGGATGCCATTTAG
- a CDS encoding phage portal protein, with product MSIEIWNVKSTERLELVVEGEVKWEGKRFQAPRKVQATIVTKQGNDKYFSVEEGDTILLKWKGKELFRGVVFSRIPRGNTLFFEALDMLTYIVRNDDVYVFTNQRADQIVRRICNDFDIPMTSIINTGHVIKSLLITQQTSLYDIILKALKQTREQNGRNYQLYSSEGKLGLRAWPDPSDIWVLETGKTGNIISWEYSTSIEESATRVKMTHEVDGKTTTVTARDNSGASKFGVLQYSENVTEEMNKAQLQRRADNKQKELKGVKKKLQGLIAVGIPDVTSGLPVSVKIDEIGLNKTHWVDSDSHSFHGNKHTMTLDLVEHNRIPEVS from the coding sequence ATGAGTATTGAAATTTGGAATGTGAAGTCAACCGAGCGTCTTGAGCTTGTTGTTGAGGGTGAAGTGAAGTGGGAAGGCAAGAGGTTTCAAGCGCCACGTAAGGTTCAAGCAACTATCGTGACGAAGCAGGGTAATGACAAATATTTTAGCGTTGAAGAGGGCGACACCATTCTTTTGAAATGGAAAGGTAAAGAGTTATTTAGAGGCGTGGTGTTTAGTCGTATCCCTCGTGGCAATACGCTCTTTTTTGAAGCGCTTGATATGCTTACGTACATCGTACGTAACGATGATGTCTATGTTTTTACAAATCAACGCGCAGATCAAATTGTTCGACGCATTTGCAATGACTTTGATATCCCTATGACTTCAATCATTAATACGGGCCATGTCATTAAATCCCTGCTTATCACTCAGCAAACCAGTTTGTATGACATCATCTTAAAGGCTCTCAAACAAACGAGGGAACAGAATGGCCGTAATTATCAGTTGTATTCGTCTGAAGGTAAGTTAGGATTGCGAGCTTGGCCGGATCCCTCTGACATATGGGTATTAGAGACTGGAAAGACAGGAAATATCATCAGCTGGGAATACAGTACAAGTATTGAGGAATCAGCGACTCGAGTAAAAATGACACATGAGGTTGATGGAAAAACAACCACTGTGACTGCTCGAGATAATTCCGGTGCTTCTAAATTCGGTGTGCTGCAGTATAGCGAAAATGTAACAGAGGAAATGAATAAGGCTCAGCTACAACGGCGAGCGGATAATAAACAGAAAGAATTGAAAGGCGTTAAAAAGAAGTTACAAGGTCTGATTGCTGTCGGCATACCTGATGTAACAAGCGGTTTGCCGGTTAGTGTGAAGATAGATGAGATCGGTTTAAATAAAACGCATTGGGTTGATTCAGACTCACATTCGTTCCATGGTAATAAACACACAATGACTCTTGATCTTGTGGAGCATAATCGTATACCGGAGGTGAGTTAG